A stretch of DNA from Nitrospirota bacterium:
GTATATTCATGATTTCCTCATCGCCATTCGGTCGTTCAAGGTTGTAGTGGTTGAATGTTTTGACGTGGTTCCAGACCCGGATAGAGTGGCAACGCGGCAAGCGCATCCTGATACCGAATCTGCAACTCTTCCCGCTGATCCGGCGCCCAGAAACGGGCCGATGAACTGGCCTTGGCCAGAAAATCATCCGGCTCGAACGTCACGTCATACAATGCAGAAGCTTCGGGAATGTTCGGCAGTTGCCGGTCGTACTTACTGATATCGGGACCGGGGCTATGCCTGGCGTGCACGGCGCTGATGATCAGGTGCAGAATCGGTCCTTGGACGGAGATCCAGCCCGTGGTGGTTTCCTGATCTCCCTGATCCGTGGCATGACTCAAGTTGAAGTAGACACGTTCTGTCGGCTCAGCCAGAGAGAGCGCTGTTGAAAGAGGCAATGCCAACACGGCGATCTCTTCTTTCCGGAATGCCCTGGTTTGATCGGCTTGACCGAAAATCAGGCGGTGAACGATGTTCCGACGTTCCGATGCGCGGACGCCACGGAGCAACGTGCCGACCTCCGCTGCCGTCAGCGTGGCAGGATGTGCATTGGATGTGGAGTCGGGGTCCTGCTCCAACAGGACCGTATTCAACCCTGCCTCATAGATTGTCCTCAAGGGTGAGATAGGCTGGCTCGCGCAACCGGCGGTGATGGAGAGGCCGACGATGAGGAACAGCGCGCGCAGGGGCCATGCGGGCCACTGTTTTAAATTGTTCTGGTAGCGATTCATTATTGTCCCTCCTGTCGTTGAGCGACGCCGACCGGCTCGGCGATACGATCGAATCCGTAGTCTTGCAAGAGGGTTTGGATCTGGGGTCTCCCCAGAAAATTGATGAAATCCCCTGCGCCCGAGATGTTCTTCGCGGTCCAGACTGCAGCGACTCCGTAGTGGACCGGCTGGTGCGAGTCCGCCGGGGCCTCGTCGAGAATACGGATCTTCTTATTCGAAACGGCGTCTGTCCGGTAGACGACGCCGAGGTCGGCGTCGCCCTTGGCGACCAGGTCCAGGACGGCTCGCGAATGCTCGCCATAGACAAGTTGCGACTTCAGTTGGGTGTCGAGCTTGCTGTACTTGAGATATTCAGCCGCCACCTTTCCTACCGACGAGGTTTTCGGGTCGCCGACGGCGATATACCGAATTAGGGTGGTCCGAAGATCCTGGACCGATGCGATCGGCGCCGGGAGCTCCGTGCCGGCGATCAGGACCAACGAGGTGCTGGCATAGACCCGTCTGGTCCCTTGGATGACGAGTCCTTTCTTCTCGAGTTGGTCGATTTCCTCAACCTGCGAAGGCAGGAACACATCGATCGGCGCACCCTCTTCGATTTGCTTGCTGAGGGTTTGAGACGGCCCGTAGATGACTCTTACATTGATGTCCTTATTATGCGCTTCGAAGAGCGGGAGTATTTTTCGAAATGCATCCTTCAGACTGTTGGCAGCCGCGATTGTGACGGTCTCAGGTGCCGCCTGCACGGACGGCGCGGTCCACACGGACGCGGTCAAGACCGCGAGGAACAACAGACTTCTCAACAGGACACTTGGGCGTGTCATAAAGAACCTCCTGGTCATCGTGATGACGTTCATCATATGTTTAGAAATAGAATTGGTACTGCACATTGATCCGGTTTTCGACGAGATCGCGACCGAATCCCGGCTGGGTCTCGAACGGGTACCGGTCCGGTGCACGCCCGCCGCTTCCCATGGTGATGTTGGAGTAGTCGATGACGAGCCGATTATTGTAGGTACCGTCGAAGCTATAGTTGATGGCGGCGCCGAACTCTTTGGTCAGATCGTCTTTTTGTTTCGTGGACGGATCCAATACCCCATACCGAACGGCAAGCTCGAGCTTCCTGGGAATGATGTACTTGCCGACTTGCGCATACCAGCCCCAGGCCTGGCCGAGATCCACCGGGGGGGCCACTGCCAGCGGGCTAGTCGGAATCGTATTCAGGTCGAACGGTTGGGTTCCGGAATCCTTGTTCCGTACCCGCTGGTGCCGGTAGTACCCTTCTGCCTGTAGAGACCAGCCTTGGTACTTGGCAATGAAATCCGTTTCATAGGTCTGGAAATCGTAGATGCCCCCGCCAAGGAGTCGGCCGTTCTTGGCGTTGGCCACTGCCTGGCGGTATGAGCGATCGACAATATCCGAGCGTGTGGAGCTTAGATAGTTTTGAGCCGGGTCGTATGCATACCCGAAGGCGATGGCTGATTGCAGTGTGCGGGAGTTCAGAATGTCGCCCTGTCCATACCCGGGATTGCCGGCTATCTTGTACAACACCCGGGCCGTATACATTAATTCGCCGCTCATGAACCGGGTGTCGTAGTTGTACGTTCTGGTTGTCCCCGAATTAGGCGCTCCCGGGGTTCCGGATTGAGGCAGCACGTTCTGGCTGACAGAGGTGCCGTCCCGCGCGAGATTCGGCCCGACGCCTCCCCAGATACCAATGGCGTAATTGAATTTGTATTGATCCTCATCGCTCAGGATGTTGATTCCGACATCGCGACTGCTCTGAAGGTTGGAGGCGAACACATTCTGCACCATCATGTTGTCCGCGAACGTGGACGTGGCAGCCGAACTGATCAGGGCGCGATTGAACCAGACCCGTTGCTGGCCGACCTGGACGGTTGCCCATGGGATATGCCAGGAAGAGATGTACGCATCTAGGAGCGTGGCTCTTCCGTTCCCGCCCTCTTGGTTATATTGCGTTGAATTCATCGCCAACGACACGTTGTAGCGGAGGTCGGGATCGAAGGCGTACCCCATGAACTGGAGTTG
This window harbors:
- the modA gene encoding molybdate ABC transporter substrate-binding protein, with protein sequence MTRPSVLLRSLLFLAVLTASVWTAPSVQAAPETVTIAAANSLKDAFRKILPLFEAHNKDINVRVIYGPSQTLSKQIEEGAPIDVFLPSQVEEIDQLEKKGLVIQGTRRVYASTSLVLIAGTELPAPIASVQDLRTTLIRYIAVGDPKTSSVGKVAAEYLKYSKLDTQLKSQLVYGEHSRAVLDLVAKGDADLGVVYRTDAVSNKKIRILDEAPADSHQPVHYGVAAVWTAKNISGAGDFINFLGRPQIQTLLQDYGFDRIAEPVGVAQRQEGQ